In the Rissa tridactyla isolate bRisTri1 unplaced genomic scaffold, bRisTri1.patW.cur.20221130 scaffold_598, whole genome shotgun sequence genome, aggggggtgacaaagagggacattggggacacggggggacatggagggacaggggggtgacaaagagggacacCAGGGGGACGTGGAggacaggggggtgacaaagagggacattggggacacggggggacgtggagggacagggggggtgacaaagagggacaggggggtgacaaagagggacactggggacacagggggacgtggagggacaggggggtgacaaagagggacactggggacacagggggacgtggagggacaggggggtgacaaagagggacaggggggtgacaaagagggacattggggacacggggggacatggagggacaggggggtgacaaagagggacaccagggggacgtggagggacaggggggtgacaaagagggacattgggggggcacagggggatgtggagggacaggggggtgacaaagagggacagaggggtgacaaagagggacattggggacacggggggacatggagggacaggggggtgacaaagagggacattgggggggcacagggggatgtggagggacagggggggtgacaaagagggaccaggggggtgacaaagagggacactggggggacgcagggggatgtggagggacaggggggtgacaaagagggGACACTGGGACACGGGATGCAGGGGATGTGGAGGACAGAGCGGGGACATTGGGGTGGCAAAGAGGGACATTGGGACGCAGGGGGACGTGGAGGGACAGggggggtgacaaagagggacaccagggggacgtggagggacaggggggtgacaaGAGGGACACCGGGGGACGCAGGGGGACgtggagggacaggggggtggcaaagagggacattggggacacggggggatgtggagggacagggggggtgacaaagagggacaccggggggacacggggggatgtggagggacaggggtgacaaagagggacattggggacacgaGGGGACGTGGAGGGACAGGcgggtgacaaagagggacattGGGGTGGCAAAGAGGGACATTGGGGACCATTGATGGGACACAGGACACAGGAGAGGATGaagagggacatgggggacagtggggtgacaaagagggacgTGGAGAGACATGGGGGTGACAAAGAGGACATTGGGGGCATGGGGGGACGCAGGGGGATGTGGAGGGACaggggtgacaaagagggacactggggacacgggATGCAGGGGGACGTGGAGGGACAGAGCGGGGACATTGGGGTGGCAAAGAGGGACACTGGGGACGCAGGGGGGACGTGGAGGGAtgggggtgacaaagagggacatggagggacatgggggtgacaaagagggacattgaggACGTGGGGGGGACCAAGAGGGACAcggggggacccaggaggacgTGGACGGGGTGAAAAGGGACATTGAGGACACGGAAggtgacaaagagggacattggggacacggagggacaTGGATGGACACGGGGAGGATGAAGAGGGACATGGAggtgacaaagagggacattggggacatcgATGGGACacggggggaggaggaagagggacgTTGGGGGATGTTGGGACACGATGGGACATGGGGGAGGATGaagagggacactggggacacagggacatggaggGGGTGACAAGGACATGGAGGGACAtggggtgacaaagagggacattGGGACACAGAGGGACATTGATGGGACACAGGGGAGGAGGATGAGAGATGGGGGGACGTGGGGTGACAAAGAGGAACATTGGGGACATTGATGGGACacggaggaggatgaagagggacAATGAGGACGTTGGGGACatgatggggacacgggggaggATGAAGAGGGACAATGGGGACATTGGGGGACGTTTGGGACACGGGGAGGATGAAGAGGGATGTTGGGGACATTGGGGGACGTTGGGGACACGATGGGGACAcaggagaggatgaggagggacattggggacgttggggacatgggggaacGTGGCAGAGGTGACACCGCGAGCGGGAGGGACAcggagccgggggggaggggaCGTTGGGGACGGTGGCACCCACCTGGCAGGCGTCGCGCTGTCCCCTGGGGGAAGCCGGCGCAGAGGGTGTCCCCGGCGGGTGTCCCCAAGGCCggccgtgtcccctgtccccgccgtgtcccccgtCCCCGCGTAGAGGCAGCGGCAGCGCCGGTGGCTGAGGAGCGgcacctccagctgctgcagcgtCTTGGGGGGCGGCAGGGGACCTGCGGGGACACCCCGGTGACAAGGCTGTCCCCGACCTGTCCcacacccgccccccccgggTGCCGCCAGTGCCACCGCAGCCGGGGACAAGTGTCCCCCAACCTCATAggtgctcccagtgccaccaaaCCTGGGACAACAGTGTCCCCAACCTGTCCCCCAACCTCCACAGATGCTCCGGTGCCACCAAACCTGGGGACAACGGTGTCCCCAACCTGTCCCCAACCTCCACAGATGCTCCCGGTGCCACCAAACCTGGGGACAACGGTGTCCCCAAGCTGTCCCCAACCTCCATAGATGTTCCCAGTGCCACACAAATGTGGTGGCAAGTGTCCCCAACCTGTCCCCAACCTCCATgggtgctcccagtgccaccaaaCCTGGGGACAACGGTGTCCCCAACCTGTCCCCAACCTCTATGGGTGCTCCCAAATGCCACCAAAGCTGGCAACAAGTGTCCCCCAACCTCCATAGATGTTCCAGTGCCACCAAATGTGGTGGCAAGTGTCCCCAACCTGTCCCCAACCTCCATgggtgctcccagtgccaccaaaCCTGGGGACAACAGTGTCCTTAACCTGTCCCCAACCTCCATGGGTGCTCCAGTGCCACCAAACCTGGGGACAACAGCGTCCCCAAGCTCCACAGATGCTCCCAAATGCCACCAAAGCTGGTGCCAAGTGTCCCCAACCTGTCCCCAAGCTCCATAgatgctcccagtgccaccaaaCCTGGGGACAACGGTGTCCCCAACCTGTCCCCAACCTCCACAGATGCTCCCGGTGCCACCAAACCGGGGGACAACGGTGACCCCAACCTCCATgggtgctcccagtgccaccaaaCCTGGGACAAGTGTCCCCAACCTCCATAgatgctcccagtgccaccaaaCCTGGGGACAACGGTGTCCCCAACCTGTCCCCAACCTCCATAgatgctcccagtgccaccaaaCATGGTGGCAAATGTCACCAACCTGTCCCCAACCTCCACAGATGCTCCCGGTGCCACCAAACCTGGGGACAACGGTGACCCCAACCTCCATgggtgctcccagtgccaccaaaCGTGGTGACAAGTGTCCCCAACCTATCCCCAACCACCAGAGGAGCTCCCCGTGCCACCAAACCTGGTGACAACAGTGTCCCCAACCTCCATGGGTGCTCCTAAATGCCACCAAATCTGGTGGCCAGTGTCCCCAACCTCCACAGATGTTCCTAGTGCTGCTAAACCTGGGGACAACGGTGTCCTGAACCTGTCCCCAAGCTCCACACATGCTCCCAAATGCCACCAAAGCTGGTGCCAAGTGTCCCCAACCCGTCCCCAACCTCCCGGGATATTCCCAAGCGTGGCGCCGCGGTGACACTGACCGGCGGTGCGGATGTCCCCCCAGCCGGTGACGGTGCAGTTGGTGCCGGGGGGGGAAGCGGACGGCGGGGCCGGCAGGCAGATGGGGCGCACCAGGCGggtggggtgatgggggggtcCAGCCGGGCCAGCGCCAGGTCCCCGGCGATGTCCCCGTCCCCCTCGATGGCGTCCCCCTCGCGGTAGGCGGGGGTGGCGGGTGACGGCGGCCACCCCGCCTCACCTGGGCGTcggcggggggggacaggagctgcAGGGCCCCCAGCGTCACCCGGTACTCGGAGAGGGGGTTCTCcctggggggggacgacacacacatAGAGTGGGGGGCTCAGacactggggacccccccccctccccgggtctCCCAAGGAGaggggtgtccccaggggagctggcgggggggaggcaatggggtcccaagggggggttggggggtaATTTGGGGGGTGTAGGGAGGGAGGTTGGGGGTCtcaggggtttttggggggggtaaTGGGGTCCCAAGGAGGGGTCCGGGGGTGCAAGATGGGGGGTTGGGGGTCTCGGGGGTTTtgagggggttggggggtgggggggattaCTTGAGGGGTGTAGGGAGGGTGGTTGAGGGTCTCAGGGGTTTTTGAGGGGGTAATGGGGACCCAAGGGGGGGTCCAGGGTGTAgggaggggggggttgggggtctcaggggttttttgggggggtaatgGGGTCCCAAGGCGGGCggtgggggtccagggggggTTATTTGAGGGGTGTAGGGAGGGTGGTTGGGGGTCTCAGGGTTTTTGAGGGGGGTAATGGGGACCCAAGGGGGGGTCCGGGCGTGTAGGGAGTGGGGTTGGGGGTCTCAGGGGGTTTCTGGGGGGGTAATGGGGTCCCAAGGCGGGCggtgggggtccagggggggTAATTTGAGGGGTGTAGGGAGGGTGGTTGGGGTCtcaggggtttttggggggggtaaTGGGGACCCAAGGGGGGGTCCGGTGGTGTAGGGAGGGGGGTTGGCGATTGtttggggaggggttgggggtcATTAGGAGGAAGTTTGTGGGTGCTGGTATTTAGGGGTCtggaggggggttgggggggcagaggagggttcTGGGGGTCCCaaggaatttggggggggggtccccaagggatTTGGGGGCACTTcagggggtgtctgggggggggcaggggagggttcTGGGGGTCCCAAGGCATTTTGGGGGTGGGGTCCCCAAGGGATTTAGGGGGTCCCAAGGGATTTTTGGAGAagggggggtccccaagggattttgggggggggggggggggggggcgctgtcTCAAGGGGTATTTAGAGAAGCAAGGGCgtttggggggagcagggaggcagttTAGGGGCGCTGTCAGGGATTTGGAGGGTGCGGGGGGGTattttggggtgcgggggggtattttagggtgctggggggggggttacTCACGAGGGGAAGCAGTGGGCGGCGGTGAGGACCCAGGCGGGGGGCGATGAGGGACCCCCGCAGACGTGGCGGCCCCGGAAGGCGATGCTGGCCTGCCAGGGCCACTGCCCGGCTCGCGCCCCCACGCCCCCCACCACCCGCGTGCGCACGGGGGGTCCCACACGGCActgtcggggggggggaagagagaggggggtgtgtgtcaggGACCTCAGCACCCAggatccccccccctccccaaaaccatgGGGGAGCCCCCTATTCCCCCTCAAAACCATGCCCCACCCCCCCATAAGACACCAACACCCagacacacatccccccccccccccaaaaccgtgggacccccccatccccccccttCCATGGGACACTGGCAcctgggacacccccccgccaAACCATGGgactcccacccccccccccccccaaaaacccatgGGGAACCCCCCggtcatccccccccccgcccaaaaccATAGGACCCCCCCTTGATCCCCCCCTTCATGGGACACCAGCACCcaggaccacccccccccccaaactataggacccccccaccccaattcCTCCTCCAAAACATGGGACCCCCCCAGTCGACCCCCAAAAAATAtgggacccccccaaaaaatctttGGACTCCCCCCAAAATGTAGGA is a window encoding:
- the LOC128903668 gene encoding serine protease 33-like; the protein is CRVGPPVRTRVVGGVGARAGQWPWQASIAFRGRHVCGGPSSPPAWVLTAAHCFPSENPLSEYRVTLGALQLLSPPADAQVRRGGRRHPPPPPTARGTPSRGTGTSPGTWRWPGWTPPSPHPPGAPHLPAGPAVRFPPRHQLHRHRLGGHPHRRSPAAPQDAAAAGGAAPQPPALPLPLRGDGGHGGDRGHGRPWGHPPGTPSAPASPRGQRDACQGDSGGPLSCRVGDTWLLAGGGELGGGLRAARPPRRLHPRRRPRRLDRRRRPRGPPCGTPTWPPPPRTRDPARTRTATGTRSPGPDRCHPTTATTAPTRPLAPATSCCCCCCCCPSACAEGAGGTPRGGWGHPEVTRGNPQLAPKSDSGHPKVGHRTQK